The following are encoded together in the Phragmites australis chromosome 19, lpPhrAust1.1, whole genome shotgun sequence genome:
- the LOC133900075 gene encoding uncharacterized protein LOC133900075 yields the protein MLRSSGDRVVIVGGGIAGALLAKTLQNHADVVLIDPKEYFEIPWANLRAKVDPAAVDRTVIPHSDYLTHAKVVTASAVGIDDSVVLTSIGRAVAYDFLVIATGRTCSRPQKRSERLEMFQRDKERIDAAKSVLIVGGGPIGVELAAEIVMKSPEKSVTLVHGGPRLLKVMGARASAKALEWLRSKHVTVLLDQTVNLAGESPDAKVFKTSAGETVTADCHFVCTGRPVASGWLKESFLRDHVNEDGHLAVDDHLRVGGLKNVFAIGDITDVPEAKQGHLAQRQAMVVSRNLRLLVKGAAKEEKLHRYKPSSKAAITVTLGRHDALSELPFMTLIGHIPGAVKPRDLFISRTRRMMGLKSKPYSTMPRAM from the exons ATGCTGCGTTCCAGCGGGGACCGCGTGGTCATAGTCGGCGGCGGCATCGCCGGCGCCCTCCTCGCCAAGACGCTCCAGAACCACGCCGACGTCGTCCTCATCGACCC GAAGGAGTACTTCGAGATCCCGTGGGCGAACCTGCGGGCGAAGGTGGACCCGGCGGCCGTGGATCGCACCGTGATCCCGCACTCCGACTACCTCACGCACGCCAAGGTCGTCACCGCCTCGGCGGTCGGCATCGACGACTCCGTCGTGCTCACCTCCATCGGCCGCGCCGTCGCCTACGACTTCCTCGTCATCGCCACGGGCCGCACGTGCAGCAGGCCCCAGAAGCGGTCGGAGCGTCTGGAGATGTTCCAGCGCGACAAGGAGCGGATCGACGCCGCCAAGTCAGTCCTGATCGTCGGCGGCGGGCCCATCGGCGTGGAGCTGGCGGCGGAGATCGTGATGAAAAGCCCAGAGAAGAGCGTCACCCTCGTCCACGGCGGGCCGCGGCTGCTCAAGGTGATGGGCGCCCGGGCGTCGGCCAAGGCGCTGGAGTGGCTCCGGTCCAAGCATGTCACCGTGCTGCTCGACCAGACCGTCAACCTCGCCGGCGAATCCCCGGACGCCAAGGTCTTCAAGACGTCCGCCGGGGAGACGGTCACCGCCGACTGCCACTTCGTGTGCACCGGCCGGCCCGTGGCGTCGGGGTGGCTGAAGGAGTCCTTCCTCAGGGACCACGTGAACGAGGACGGGCACCTCGCGGTGGACGACCACCTGCGCGTGGGCGGGCTCAAGAACGTGTTCGCCATCGGCGACATCACGGACGTGCCGGAAGCGAAGCAGGGGCACCTGGCGCAAAGGCAAGCCATGGTGGTGTCCCGGAACCTGCGGCTGCTGGTGAAGGGCGCCGCCAAGGAGGAGAAGCTGCACCGGTACAAGCCGTCGTCCAAGGCGGCCATCACCGTGACGCTGGGCCGCCACGACGCGCTGTCGGAGCTGCCGTTCATGACGCTGATCGGGCACATTCCCGGCGCCGTCAAGCCCCGGGACCTCTTCATCTCGAGGACGCGCAGGATGATGGGGCTCAAGAGCAAACCGTACAGCACGATGCCGCGGGCCATGTGA